The Streptomyces sp. NBC_01197 genome window below encodes:
- the gcvP gene encoding aminomethyl-transferring glycine dehydrogenase has product MTAHRIPLSQLERGIPFEQRHIGPDAGDQAKMLAHVGYGSLSELTSAAVPEVIKSAEALNLPDARTEAEVLAELRSLADRNQVLAPMIGLGYYGTFTPPVILRNVMENPAWYTAYTPYQPEISQGRLEALLNFQTVVADLTGLPTSGASLLDEGTAAAEAMSLARRVGKVKNGVFLIDADALPQTVAVIETRAEPAGVEVVVADLSDGIPADVAERGVFGVLLQYPGASGRVRDIAPVIEQAHELGAVVTVAADLLALTLLTSPGELGADIAVGTTQRFGVPMGFGGPHAGFMAVREKFARSLPGRLVGVSVDADGNKAYRLALQTREQHIRREKATSNICTAQVLLAVMAGMYAVYHGPDGLREIARRTHRYAAILAEGLRTAGVDVVHGDYFDTLTVRTGGRAAEVAAAAREGGVNLHQVDADLISVSCDETTTRTQLAAVWAAFGADGDIEALDERTADALPAGLLREDTVLTHPVFHQHRSETAMLRYLRKLADRDYALDRGMIPLGSCTMKLNATTEMEPVTWPEFGAIHPFAPAGQAEGYLTLIHELEERLAEVTGYDKVSLQPNAGSQGELAGLLAVRAYHRANGDTARTVCLIPSSAHGTNAASAVMAGMKVVVVKTREDGDVDVEDLNAKIEQYRDELSVLMVTYPSTHGVFEEHITDICAAVHDAGGQVYVDGANLNALVGLAKPGKFGSDVSHLNLHKTFCIPHGGGGPGVGPVGVRAHLAPYLPNHPLQPAAGPATGVGPVSAAPWGSAGILPISWAYVRLMGGEGLKRATQVAVLAANYIAKRLEPHYPVLYTGPEGLVAHECIVDLRPLSKATGVSVDDIAKRLIDYGFHAPTMSFPVAGTLMIEPTESENLAELDRFCDTMIAIRAEVEKVASGEWAEDDNPLCNAPHTAAALGGEWNHGYTREEAVFPAGVSPADKYWPPVRRIDGAFGDRNLVCSCPPLDAYDN; this is encoded by the coding sequence ATGACTGCTCACCGCATTCCGCTCTCCCAGCTGGAGCGTGGCATCCCCTTCGAACAGCGCCACATCGGGCCCGACGCGGGGGATCAGGCCAAGATGCTCGCCCACGTCGGTTACGGATCGCTCTCGGAGCTCACATCGGCCGCCGTACCCGAGGTGATCAAGAGTGCCGAGGCGCTGAACCTCCCGGACGCCCGCACCGAAGCCGAGGTCCTCGCCGAGCTGCGTTCGCTCGCCGACCGCAATCAGGTCCTCGCCCCGATGATCGGGCTCGGTTACTACGGCACGTTCACCCCGCCGGTCATCCTGCGCAACGTCATGGAGAACCCCGCCTGGTACACGGCGTACACGCCCTACCAGCCGGAGATCTCCCAGGGGCGCCTGGAGGCGCTGCTGAACTTCCAGACCGTTGTCGCTGATCTGACGGGCCTGCCCACCTCGGGCGCCTCGCTGCTGGACGAGGGCACCGCGGCAGCCGAGGCGATGTCCCTCGCGCGCCGCGTGGGCAAGGTCAAGAACGGTGTCTTCCTGATCGACGCCGACGCCCTCCCGCAGACCGTCGCGGTGATCGAGACGCGCGCCGAGCCGGCCGGTGTCGAGGTCGTCGTCGCCGACCTCAGTGACGGCATCCCGGCCGATGTGGCCGAGCGCGGTGTGTTCGGCGTGCTGCTCCAGTACCCGGGCGCCTCCGGCCGGGTCCGGGACATCGCGCCCGTCATTGAGCAGGCGCACGAGCTGGGTGCCGTCGTCACCGTCGCCGCCGATCTGCTGGCGCTGACGCTGCTCACCTCGCCCGGAGAGCTGGGAGCGGACATCGCGGTCGGTACGACCCAGCGGTTCGGCGTCCCGATGGGCTTCGGCGGACCGCACGCCGGGTTCATGGCCGTACGTGAGAAGTTCGCGCGCAGCCTGCCGGGGCGGCTCGTCGGCGTCTCGGTCGACGCCGACGGCAACAAGGCGTACCGGCTGGCCCTCCAGACTCGTGAGCAGCACATCCGCCGCGAGAAGGCCACCAGCAACATCTGCACCGCGCAGGTGCTCCTCGCCGTGATGGCCGGGATGTACGCGGTCTACCACGGCCCGGACGGTCTGCGCGAGATCGCCCGGCGCACCCACCGGTACGCGGCGATCCTCGCCGAGGGGCTGCGTACCGCGGGCGTCGACGTCGTGCACGGCGACTACTTCGACACCCTCACCGTACGGACCGGGGGCAGGGCCGCAGAGGTCGCCGCCGCCGCCCGTGAGGGCGGGGTCAACCTGCACCAGGTCGACGCGGACCTGATCTCCGTCTCCTGCGACGAGACCACCACACGCACCCAGCTGGCCGCCGTCTGGGCCGCCTTCGGCGCCGACGGCGACATCGAGGCGCTCGACGAGCGGACCGCCGACGCGCTGCCCGCAGGGCTGCTGCGGGAGGACACCGTTCTCACCCACCCGGTCTTCCACCAGCATCGTTCCGAGACGGCGATGCTGCGCTACCTGCGCAAGCTCGCCGACCGTGACTACGCGCTGGACCGCGGCATGATCCCGCTCGGCTCCTGCACCATGAAGCTCAACGCCACCACCGAGATGGAGCCGGTCACCTGGCCCGAGTTCGGCGCGATCCACCCCTTCGCACCGGCCGGGCAGGCAGAGGGCTATCTGACGCTCATCCACGAGCTGGAGGAGCGGCTCGCCGAGGTCACCGGATACGACAAGGTCTCGCTCCAGCCCAACGCGGGCTCGCAGGGCGAGCTGGCCGGGCTGCTGGCCGTACGCGCCTACCACCGGGCCAACGGCGACACCGCGCGCACCGTGTGCCTCATCCCGTCCTCGGCGCACGGCACCAATGCCGCCAGCGCCGTGATGGCCGGTATGAAGGTCGTCGTCGTGAAGACCCGCGAGGACGGCGACGTCGACGTCGAGGACCTGAACGCCAAGATCGAGCAGTACCGCGACGAGCTGTCCGTACTGATGGTCACCTACCCGTCGACCCACGGTGTCTTCGAGGAGCACATCACCGACATCTGCGCCGCCGTGCACGACGCGGGCGGTCAGGTGTACGTCGACGGGGCCAACCTGAACGCGCTCGTGGGGCTCGCCAAGCCCGGCAAGTTCGGCTCGGACGTCTCGCACCTCAACCTGCACAAGACCTTCTGCATCCCGCATGGCGGCGGCGGCCCCGGTGTCGGCCCGGTCGGCGTACGGGCCCACCTGGCGCCGTACCTTCCGAACCATCCGCTCCAGCCGGCCGCCGGCCCCGCGACGGGCGTCGGTCCGGTCTCGGCCGCCCCGTGGGGCTCCGCGGGCATCCTGCCGATCTCCTGGGCGTACGTACGTCTCATGGGTGGCGAGGGGCTCAAGCGGGCGACGCAGGTGGCCGTGCTGGCCGCCAACTACATCGCCAAGCGCCTCGAACCGCACTACCCGGTGCTGTACACGGGCCCCGAGGGGCTGGTCGCGCACGAGTGCATCGTCGATCTGCGACCGCTGTCCAAGGCGACCGGTGTGAGCGTCGACGACATCGCCAAGCGCCTCATCGACTACGGCTTCCACGCGCCGACGATGTCGTTCCCGGTGGCCGGAACGCTGATGATCGAGCCGACCGAGAGCGAGAACCTGGCGGAGCTCGACCGGTTCTGCGACACGATGATCGCGATCCGCGCCGAGGTCGAGAAGGTCGCGTCGGGCGAGTGGGCGGAGGACGACAATCCGCTGTGCAACGCCCCGCACACCGCGGCAGCGCTGGGCGGTGAGTGGAACCACGGCTACACCCGCGAGGAGGCCGTCTTCCCGGCCGGTGTCTCGCCCGCCGACAAGTACTGGCCTCCGGTGCGCAGGATCGACGGAGCCTTCGGCGACCGCAACCTCGTCTGCTCGTGCCCGCCGCTGGACGCGTACGACAACTGA
- a CDS encoding DUF5999 family protein produces the protein MCQHQPTCPSATSADREAALLVAHHPEQGWSLLCNGVLIFEDTGELLPDGQIIAPHRPLGSGLATAA, from the coding sequence ATGTGCCAGCACCAGCCAACCTGCCCGTCAGCCACCTCTGCCGACCGGGAGGCCGCGCTCCTCGTGGCGCACCACCCGGAGCAGGGCTGGAGTCTGCTGTGCAACGGCGTTCTCATCTTCGAGGACACCGGTGAACTGCTGCCCGACGGCCAGATCATCGCGCCGCACCGCCCACTGGGCTCAGGACTGGCGACCGCCGCCTGA
- a CDS encoding glutamate--cysteine ligase, with protein MGEKLEAGGVDPSGRQQYRRKLQQCLEVLERLLEEKRFDSPRNLMGMEIELNLTGADGMPRMVNEEVLDRIASRDFQMELGMFNLEVNIIPHRLGGRVFDQLAEELRTGLAYAHRKAAEVDAGIMMIGILPTLDPQDLVSANLSSADRYALLNDQMCAARGEDFDLDISGVEQLTCTSSSIVPEAACTSVQLHLQVTPARFADVWNAAQAVAAVQVALGANSPFLFGKELWRESRPPLFLQATDVRPPELRAQGVRPRTWFGERWIDSAYDLFEENLRYFPPLLPLCDDEDPLRVLDDGGVPRLQELVLHNGTVYRWNRPVYDVADGVPHLRVENRVLPAGPTVMDVMANAAFYYGLVRALADAPRPVWRRLPFEAAARNFDAACRHGIDAGLEWPRAGRSGGVTSVPAVRLVRDELLPLAAAGLDAWGIEAADRDRCLGVIEERCRRRTNGASWQVDTFHRALEAGHGRREALALTTRRYAELMAGGEPVHSWPEGVPATVAACGL; from the coding sequence ATGGGGGAGAAGCTGGAGGCCGGCGGTGTCGATCCGTCGGGTCGGCAGCAGTACCGGAGAAAGCTACAGCAGTGTCTGGAGGTGCTGGAGCGACTATTGGAAGAGAAGAGGTTCGACAGCCCGAGGAATCTCATGGGGATGGAGATCGAACTCAATCTCACGGGCGCCGACGGCATGCCCCGGATGGTGAATGAGGAGGTTCTCGACCGGATCGCCAGCCGTGATTTCCAGATGGAACTCGGGATGTTCAATCTCGAAGTGAATATTATCCCGCACCGGTTGGGCGGACGGGTCTTCGACCAGCTGGCCGAGGAGCTCCGCACCGGTCTCGCGTACGCGCACAGAAAAGCAGCCGAAGTCGACGCCGGGATCATGATGATCGGAATCCTGCCGACACTCGACCCGCAGGATCTCGTCAGCGCGAACCTCTCGTCGGCCGACCGCTACGCCCTGCTCAACGATCAGATGTGCGCGGCCCGCGGTGAGGACTTCGACCTCGACATATCCGGTGTCGAGCAGCTGACCTGCACCTCCTCGTCGATCGTGCCCGAAGCGGCCTGTACGTCGGTGCAGTTGCACCTTCAGGTCACTCCGGCGCGCTTCGCCGATGTGTGGAACGCGGCGCAGGCCGTCGCCGCCGTGCAGGTCGCGCTGGGCGCCAACTCGCCCTTCCTGTTCGGCAAGGAGCTGTGGCGGGAGTCGCGGCCGCCGCTCTTCCTCCAGGCGACCGATGTGCGCCCGCCGGAACTCCGGGCCCAGGGGGTGCGGCCGCGGACCTGGTTCGGCGAGCGCTGGATCGACTCGGCGTACGACCTCTTCGAGGAGAACCTCCGGTACTTTCCGCCGCTGCTGCCGCTGTGCGACGACGAGGACCCGCTGCGGGTGCTCGACGACGGCGGGGTGCCGCGCCTCCAGGAACTCGTCCTGCACAACGGGACCGTCTACCGCTGGAACCGCCCGGTCTACGACGTGGCCGACGGCGTACCCCATCTGCGGGTCGAGAACAGGGTGCTGCCCGCCGGGCCCACCGTCATGGATGTGATGGCCAACGCGGCCTTCTACTACGGGCTGGTGAGGGCGCTCGCCGATGCTCCCCGTCCGGTGTGGCGGCGGCTGCCCTTCGAGGCCGCGGCACGTAACTTCGACGCGGCCTGCCGGCACGGAATCGACGCCGGACTGGAGTGGCCGAGGGCAGGGCGCTCCGGCGGCGTCACGTCGGTGCCCGCGGTGCGCCTCGTCCGGGACGAGCTGCTGCCGCTGGCCGCCGCGGGGCTCGACGCCTGGGGTATCGAGGCCGCGGACCGCGACCGCTGCCTCGGTGTCATCGAGGAGCGGTGCAGGCGCCGGACGAACGGTGCCTCCTGGCAGGTGGACACGTTCCACCGGGCGCTGGAGGCGGGGCACGGGCGGCGCGAGGCGCTGGCGCTCACCACCCGGCGGTACGCCGAGCTGATGGCGGGCGGCGAACCGGTGCACTCCTGGCCGGAGGGTGTGCCGGCGACGGTGGCGGCTTGCGGCCTGTGA
- a CDS encoding CPBP family intramembrane glutamic endopeptidase: MADFAPTEGAPQRFLRSETVLVLALSLGASGVSALISFIGALTKPGGLKHQAANLNGSYAPGRPWLDLAWQLFGIATALVPVALVVHLLLREGSGLRAIGLDRTRLRADIGRGVVIAAGIGSVGLAFYLGARATGFNLTVVPESLPDVWWKIPVLILSAVQNAVLEEVIVVGYLLRRLGQFGWTPMAALAASAVLRGSYHLYQGVGGFLGNVAMGVVFVLLYRRWGRVGPLVVAHSLLDIGAFVGYALLAGKVGWLPTG; encoded by the coding sequence GTGGCTGATTTTGCTCCCACAGAGGGGGCGCCGCAGCGGTTCTTGCGGTCCGAGACGGTGCTGGTACTCGCACTCTCGCTCGGCGCGAGCGGCGTTTCGGCGCTGATCAGCTTTATCGGGGCACTGACGAAACCAGGAGGGCTCAAACACCAGGCCGCCAATCTCAACGGGTCGTACGCGCCGGGGCGGCCATGGCTGGATCTCGCCTGGCAGCTTTTCGGAATCGCGACGGCCCTGGTGCCGGTCGCGCTGGTGGTGCATCTGCTGCTGCGCGAGGGGTCGGGGCTGCGCGCGATCGGCCTCGACCGGACGCGGCTCCGGGCCGACATCGGCCGAGGGGTGGTGATCGCGGCGGGGATCGGCAGTGTGGGCCTCGCCTTCTACCTGGGCGCGCGGGCCACCGGGTTCAATCTGACTGTGGTGCCGGAGTCGCTGCCCGATGTGTGGTGGAAGATCCCGGTGCTGATCCTCTCGGCGGTGCAGAACGCCGTACTGGAGGAAGTCATCGTCGTCGGGTATCTGCTGCGCAGACTGGGGCAGTTCGGATGGACCCCGATGGCCGCCCTGGCGGCGAGCGCGGTGCTGCGTGGTTCGTACCACCTCTACCAGGGGGTCGGCGGGTTCCTCGGAAATGTGGCGATGGGTGTGGTGTTCGTGCTGCTCTACCGGCGGTGGGGGCGGGTCGGGCCGCTGGTCGTCGCGCACTCGCTGCTCGACATCGGGGCGTTCGTCGGATACGCGCTGCTCGCCGGGAAGGTGGGGTGGCTGCCCACCGGGTGA
- a CDS encoding PhzF family phenazine biosynthesis protein: MRIRIVDAFTDRPFAGNPAGVLLLDSFPDDDWLQSVAAEVNLSETAFAHPLPAGGEADWALRWFTPATEVDMCGHATLATAHVLHTTGAATGTVRFAARCGPLTATTRENGSITLDFPTSPLTEEAVPAGLSEALGVRITGVRDTGPHIGDLLVEVADEQTVRSLSPDSAALKAHSRRGIIATAGADDPSLGYDYVSRCFFPRVGIDEDPVTGSAHTALAPFWSARLGRDDLTGLQASARSGLVRTSLRGDRTLLTGSAVTVIDGELHV; this comes from the coding sequence ATGCGCATACGAATCGTCGACGCCTTCACGGACCGCCCCTTCGCCGGCAACCCGGCCGGGGTGCTGCTCCTCGACTCCTTTCCGGACGACGACTGGCTCCAGAGCGTGGCAGCGGAGGTGAACCTCTCCGAGACGGCCTTCGCCCACCCGCTTCCCGCCGGCGGCGAGGCCGACTGGGCGCTGCGCTGGTTCACCCCGGCCACCGAGGTCGACATGTGCGGCCACGCCACCCTGGCCACCGCCCACGTCCTGCACACCACGGGCGCGGCGACGGGCACCGTCCGCTTCGCGGCGCGCTGCGGGCCGCTCACCGCGACGACCCGCGAGAACGGTTCGATCACGCTTGACTTCCCCACGTCGCCGCTCACCGAGGAAGCCGTCCCGGCCGGCCTCAGCGAGGCACTGGGCGTCCGGATCACCGGGGTACGGGACACCGGACCGCACATCGGGGACCTGCTCGTCGAGGTCGCCGACGAGCAGACGGTCCGCTCACTGTCACCCGACTCCGCTGCGCTGAAGGCCCACTCCCGGCGGGGCATCATCGCGACCGCCGGGGCGGACGACCCCTCGCTCGGCTACGACTACGTGTCGCGCTGCTTCTTCCCCCGCGTCGGTATCGACGAGGACCCGGTAACCGGCAGCGCCCACACCGCGCTGGCCCCGTTCTGGTCGGCCCGGCTGGGCCGCGACGACCTGACGGGCCTCCAGGCCTCGGCACGCTCCGGTCTCGTACGGACGTCACTGCGCGGCGACCGCACACTGCTCACCGGCAGCGCGGTCACCGTCATCGACGGCGAACTGCACGTCTGA
- a CDS encoding PadR family transcriptional regulator: MRSHGHVHGQGHGGPGHHGEGDFEGRRGAFGSFGPPFGGPFGGRGGRGGPRGRARRGDVRASILALLKDRPMHGYEMIQEIGERSGGAWRPSPGSVYPTLQLLEDEGLIASESEGGKKLFTLTEPGRTAADEGPDAPWEGAGRGGDWETVNEIRQAGFGLMEAFGQVFRTGTPEQRKKAMAVISESRKKLYLILADEDSEGGS; encoded by the coding sequence ATGCGTTCCCATGGACACGTACATGGACAGGGGCACGGCGGCCCCGGCCATCACGGCGAGGGTGACTTCGAGGGGCGTCGCGGCGCCTTCGGGTCGTTCGGTCCGCCGTTCGGCGGCCCGTTCGGCGGGCGCGGCGGCAGGGGCGGGCCCCGGGGGAGGGCGCGGCGCGGTGATGTGCGCGCGTCGATCCTGGCTCTGCTCAAGGACCGGCCGATGCACGGCTACGAAATGATCCAGGAGATCGGCGAGCGTAGTGGCGGGGCCTGGCGCCCCAGCCCCGGCTCCGTCTACCCGACGCTCCAGCTGCTGGAGGACGAAGGCCTGATCGCCAGCGAGAGCGAGGGCGGCAAGAAGCTGTTCACGCTCACCGAGCCGGGGCGCACGGCCGCCGACGAGGGGCCGGACGCTCCTTGGGAGGGGGCCGGGCGTGGCGGTGACTGGGAGACGGTGAACGAGATCCGGCAGGCCGGCTTCGGTCTGATGGAAGCTTTCGGCCAGGTCTTCAGGACCGGTACGCCGGAGCAGCGCAAGAAGGCGATGGCCGTGATCAGCGAATCCCGGAAGAAGCTCTATCTGATTCTGGCCGATGAGGACTCGGAGGGCGGTTCATGA
- a CDS encoding GntR family transcriptional regulator has product MGHLSSRSVIPVQEHLRDQVANALRAALIAGELRPGGVYSAPTLAADLGVSATPVREAMLDLAREGLVEAVRNKGFRITEVTERELDEYTEIRELIEVPTIGRVTAVAGAEQLEALRPLAEEIVQGARRHDLIAYLESDRRFHLALLGLAGNAHLVHVVGDLRKRSRLYGLTALDANGRLVESAEEHLELLDLMLAGDKEGAQACMRRHLGNVRSLWADSTEPAPPAARDRGAS; this is encoded by the coding sequence ATGGGCCATCTCTCGTCCCGCAGTGTCATTCCCGTGCAGGAGCACCTGCGCGACCAGGTGGCCAACGCCCTGCGCGCCGCCCTCATCGCGGGCGAGCTGAGGCCCGGCGGCGTCTACTCCGCGCCCACCTTGGCCGCCGACCTCGGGGTGTCGGCCACCCCGGTGCGTGAGGCCATGCTCGATCTGGCCCGGGAGGGCCTGGTCGAGGCGGTACGGAACAAGGGTTTCCGGATCACCGAGGTCACCGAGCGAGAGCTGGACGAGTACACGGAGATCCGCGAGCTGATCGAGGTTCCCACGATCGGACGCGTCACGGCCGTCGCCGGCGCCGAGCAGCTGGAGGCGCTGCGCCCGCTCGCCGAGGAGATCGTCCAGGGCGCCCGGCGGCACGACCTGATCGCGTACCTGGAGTCCGACCGCCGCTTCCACCTCGCCCTGCTGGGCCTGGCCGGCAACGCGCACCTGGTCCACGTGGTGGGGGACCTCCGCAAGCGCTCCCGGCTGTACGGGCTCACCGCGCTGGACGCCAACGGCCGCTTGGTGGAGTCCGCTGAGGAGCACCTCGAACTGCTCGACCTGATGCTGGCCGGCGACAAGGAGGGCGCGCAGGCGTGCATGCGGCGCCACCTCGGCAACGTCCGCTCCCTGTGGGCCGACTCCACGGAGCCGGCCCCGCCCGCCGCACGCGACCGCGGCGCGAGCTGA
- a CDS encoding aminopeptidase P family protein codes for MQPRESASHDRAVPPPLAECFTQGWAEAAPAVPVLPGAAYAAKRRTLLSARFPGERIVVPAGGLKVRSNDFDYAFRPHSAFLHLTADEGAGAAPDSVLVLEPTGTGHDATVFARPRSPRDGGPNGTEFYRDRRYGEFWAGRRRTLAETSDALGLTALPRDDLARALASDVPTRVVRGQDPVVDAAAPPATEAESELLAFVSELRLIKDEWEVEQMRAAVGHTAAAFHDVVGELPTAMRLARGERWIEGTFNRRARLEGYGLGFETIAAAGAHACVLHWMRNDGPVRNGELLLLDAGVETDTCYTSDVTRTLPVGGRFTDAQRQVYDLVHAAQSAGIAALRPGARFGDFHDAATRVIAEGLDSWGLRPGGAGLHDRSLYGRYTVCGTGHMLGLDCHDCADARSSAYLDGVLEPGHVLTVEPGLYFQPDDLTVPARLRGTGVRIEDDFLITADGALCLSSALPRSAADVEAWVTAAR; via the coding sequence ATGCAGCCGCGCGAGAGCGCGAGCCACGACCGCGCAGTTCCGCCCCCGCTGGCGGAGTGCTTCACGCAAGGGTGGGCCGAGGCGGCTCCGGCGGTGCCGGTACTGCCCGGAGCGGCGTACGCGGCCAAACGCCGCACACTGCTGTCCGCGCGCTTCCCGGGGGAGCGGATCGTGGTCCCGGCCGGCGGCCTGAAGGTCCGGAGCAACGACTTCGACTACGCCTTCCGGCCGCACTCCGCGTTCCTCCACCTCACCGCGGACGAGGGCGCCGGCGCCGCCCCGGACAGCGTCCTCGTCCTGGAGCCGACGGGCACCGGCCACGACGCCACGGTGTTCGCCCGGCCGCGCTCCCCGCGCGACGGCGGGCCGAACGGCACCGAGTTCTACCGCGACCGCCGCTACGGCGAGTTCTGGGCCGGCCGACGCCGCACCCTGGCGGAGACCTCCGATGCCCTGGGCCTTACGGCTCTCCCCCGCGATGACCTCGCACGCGCCCTCGCGTCGGACGTCCCGACCCGGGTGGTGCGCGGCCAGGACCCGGTGGTCGACGCGGCGGCGCCGCCGGCCACCGAGGCCGAGTCCGAACTCCTCGCGTTCGTCTCGGAGTTGCGGCTGATCAAAGACGAGTGGGAGGTCGAGCAGATGCGCGCGGCCGTGGGACACACCGCGGCCGCCTTCCACGACGTGGTGGGCGAGCTGCCCACCGCGATGCGGCTCGCGCGCGGCGAGCGCTGGATCGAGGGCACGTTCAACCGGCGGGCCCGGCTGGAGGGTTACGGCCTCGGCTTCGAGACGATCGCGGCGGCCGGCGCGCACGCGTGCGTCCTGCACTGGATGCGCAACGACGGTCCCGTCCGCAACGGCGAACTCCTCCTGCTGGACGCCGGCGTGGAGACCGACACCTGCTACACCAGCGACGTGACCCGTACCCTGCCGGTCGGCGGGCGCTTCACCGACGCGCAGCGGCAGGTGTATGACCTGGTGCACGCGGCCCAGTCGGCGGGCATCGCCGCGCTGCGGCCCGGCGCGCGGTTCGGCGACTTCCACGACGCCGCGACGCGCGTCATCGCCGAGGGCCTGGACTCCTGGGGTCTGCGCCCGGGCGGCGCCGGCCTCCACGACCGGTCCCTGTACGGCCGTTACACCGTCTGCGGCACGGGACACATGCTGGGCCTGGACTGCCACGACTGCGCCGACGCCCGGAGCAGCGCATACCTGGACGGCGTCCTGGAGCCGGGCCACGTCCTGACCGTCGAGCCCGGCCTGTACTTCCAACCCGACGACCTGACGGTCCCCGCGCGCCTGCGCGGCACCGGCGTGCGGATCGAGGACGACTTCCTCATCACCGCCGACGGCGCCCTCTGTCTGTCGTCGGCCCTGCCGCGGTCCGCCGCCGACGTCGAGGCGTGGGTGACCGCCGCCCGCTGA
- a CDS encoding ornithine cyclodeaminase family protein → MTELLDAERVFALGPVAAVRAVHAALTAGLDPDGDMPRIITPVTNGQGLLMPSEAGGWFGVKVATVAPGNAALGLNRINATYLLHDSRTLTPVAILDGVALTTLRTPAVSVAACLDRLRELAAGAADGLRLVVFGAGPQAEWHVRTIRAHARVAHVTAVTRRGGATTAWADRHLAADSAAVDDRVRAADVVVAATSAREPVLDGRLVRDTALVLAVGSHEPSVREIDGTLMERATVVVEGRASALREAGDVVMAVAEGGLDPRTLVTMADLLTSKAALPRDRPTVVKTTGMGWEDLVVAVAAYQQGARPE, encoded by the coding sequence ATGACCGAACTCCTCGACGCGGAGCGGGTCTTCGCCCTGGGGCCGGTCGCCGCCGTCCGGGCCGTCCACGCCGCGCTGACCGCGGGTCTCGACCCGGACGGCGACATGCCGCGGATCATCACCCCGGTGACCAACGGGCAGGGGCTGCTGATGCCGTCCGAGGCCGGCGGCTGGTTCGGGGTGAAGGTCGCGACCGTGGCCCCGGGCAACGCCGCCCTCGGCCTGAACCGCATCAACGCGACGTATCTCCTGCACGACAGCCGGACCCTGACGCCGGTCGCGATCCTCGACGGCGTCGCGCTGACGACGCTGCGCACCCCTGCGGTCTCGGTCGCCGCCTGCCTCGACCGGCTGCGCGAGCTCGCGGCGGGCGCCGCGGACGGGCTGCGGCTGGTGGTCTTCGGCGCGGGCCCGCAGGCCGAGTGGCATGTCCGGACGATCCGGGCGCATGCGCGGGTCGCCCACGTCACGGCGGTCACCCGCCGCGGCGGCGCGACGACGGCCTGGGCGGACCGCCACCTGGCCGCGGACAGCGCGGCTGTCGACGATCGCGTCCGCGCCGCGGACGTCGTAGTCGCCGCAACCTCGGCCCGCGAGCCGGTCCTCGACGGGCGACTCGTACGCGACACGGCGCTCGTGCTGGCCGTCGGCTCCCACGAGCCGTCGGTGCGTGAAATCGACGGCACGCTCATGGAACGCGCCACGGTCGTCGTCGAAGGCCGGGCGAGCGCGCTGCGCGAAGCCGGCGACGTCGTCATGGCGGTGGCGGAGGGCGGGCTCGACCCGCGCACGCTGGTGACGATGGCCGACCTGCTCACCTCGAAGGCCGCTCTGCCCCGCGACCGCCCGACGGTCGTCAAGACCACCGGGATGGGATGGGAGGACCTGGTGGTCGCCGTCGCGGCGTACCAGCAGGGAGCACGGCCGGAGTGA